One part of the Thiothrix nivea DSM 5205 genome encodes these proteins:
- a CDS encoding RNA polymerase sigma factor: protein MMITAALITGHENRLERDSHKENGSDTTARLSNFLREVERRAFVTARLATHDEDEAMDIVQDAMLKLVQKYSGHPSGEWGALFHTILHSRINDWHRRQKVRNRWRVFFFADDNDDEFQPEEQVAQTQFLEPEPQLMQEEMSTIIQVAIGQLPLRQQQALLLRAWEGYDIAETAAIMKCSEGSVKTHYSRAIHSLREKLGDQK, encoded by the coding sequence ATGATGATAACTGCGGCGCTGATAACTGGCCATGAAAACCGGTTGGAAAGGGATTCGCACAAGGAAAATGGTTCGGATACAACCGCGCGGTTAAGCAACTTCCTCCGGGAGGTTGAGCGGCGGGCGTTCGTGACCGCGCGTCTGGCGACTCACGATGAAGATGAGGCAATGGATATTGTGCAGGATGCGATGCTTAAATTGGTGCAAAAATACTCAGGCCACCCCAGCGGCGAATGGGGGGCCCTGTTTCACACCATTTTGCATAGCCGCATCAATGACTGGCATCGCCGCCAGAAAGTGCGTAACCGCTGGCGGGTGTTTTTCTTTGCCGATGACAATGATGATGAGTTCCAGCCTGAAGAACAGGTTGCCCAAACCCAGTTTCTGGAGCCGGAGCCTCAATTGATGCAGGAAGAAATGAGCACGATCATACAAGTAGCGATAGGGCAGTTACCGTTGCGCCAGCAGCAGGCGCTATTGCTGCGTGCGTGGGAAGGTTATGACATCGCAGAAACTGCCGCGATCATGAAGTGCTCAGAAGGCAGTGTGAAAACACATTATTCAAGGGCTATCCACAGTTTGCGGGAAAAACTGGGAGATCAAAAATGA